The genomic region TTTTCCGGCCAGCCATTCGCGGCGCGCCGGTCTGCCGCATCGCCGTTACGGCCATGCGTCTGCTTCCCATTCCCCATCGCTGGACAACTCCATGCGCCCCGAAAAGGCGCGTGGGGAAATGTAACCGGGCATGGGTTTCGGCTCATGTCCAGAACGTGGAGAATGGCATGGATCGTGGTCAAAAGGCCGCAGCCGTCGCCGAGCTGAACCGCACCTTTTCCGAGGTCGGCGTGGTGGTCATCACCCGCAACCACGGGATGACCGTCGCGCAGTCGACCCAATTGCGCAACAAAATGCGGGAGGCCGGCGCCAGCTACAAGGTCTCGAAGAACAGGCTTGCCAAGATCGCGCTCGACGGCACCGACTATCTCTCGCTGGGCGACATGCTCACGGGTCCGGTCGGTCTCGCCACCTCGATCGACCCCGTCGCCGCGGCGAAGGTGGTGGTCGAGTTCGCGAAGACGAACGACAAGTTCGAAATCGTGGGTGGGGCGATGGGCGCGAACGCGCTCGACGTGGAGGGCGTGAAGGCGCTCGCCACGCTGCCGTCGCTGGACGAGCTCCGGGCGAAGATCGTCGGGCTTCTCGTGGCACCCGCCACGAAGCTGGCGACCATCACCCAGGCGCCCGCCGGGCAGCTCGCGCGCGTGCTCAAGGCCTATTCGGAGAAGGAAGCGGCCTGATCTCAGGCGGCTTTATCAAGCGAAACTGAAGCCCCTCGGGGCTTGCGATTTGAAGGAAGTGAACAATGGCAGACCTGAACGCGCTGGTTGACCAGCTTTCCGAACTGACCGTCCTCGAGGCGGCCGAGCTTTCGAAGCTTCTCGAAGAGAAGTGGGGCGTGAGCGCCGCCGCCGCCGTTGCGGTTGCCGCTCCGGCCGGTGGCGCGGCTGGCGGTGCGCCGGCGGCCGAGGAGAAGACCGAGTTCGACGTGGTCCTCACCGGCGACGGTGGCAAGAAGATCAACGTCATCAAGGAAGTCCGCGCCATCACCGGCCTGGGCCTGACCGAGGCGAAGTCGCTGGTCGAGTCGGCGCCGAAGCCGGTCAAGGAAGGCGTCTCGAAGGACGAGGCCGAGAAGATCAAGAAGCAGCTCGAGGAAGCCGGCGCGACCGTCGAGCTGAAGTAAGCTGCGGCGGGAATGCGGGCCGTTCCGGCCCGCATTCCCGCAAGGCCGGCCGGCGCGGCCAAAAGCCGCGTTCGACGTCACGGGGCTTGCTCCCGTGACGCGGCCAGAAAAAGAAAGGGCGGTTCCCACCACGGGAGCCGCCCTTTTTTGTTGCCGTCATTCCGCGAACGCCGGGATGATGATCGTTACTTCTTCACCGTCGTCCCGTGCGCACGGATGCCGATCGCGTCGTGCATCCGCGCCGGCTCGTCGAGCCACAGCGGGCCGAGCTTGCCGCCATCCGGTCGTTCCACGCCGACCGCGAAGGCGGCGGTGGTCTGCCCCGGCGTTCCCGCGCCGGCATCGTAAAGCAGGTTGAGCGCGACCACCGGCACGAACATCGGCCGCCCGGCGGCGGTGAGCGCGACGATCGCCTCGCGCGGCAGGGTGGCGATGCCGCGCACCCCCCGCTCCTCGCCCGGTGCGAGATCGAACGGCGGCACGATCGGTCGCTCGACCGGCTCGGCGAACAAGGCGTCGAGCACCGCGTCCTGCCCCGGCTGCGCGCTGGTCAGGCGGATCGCGAGCCGAACATCGCGCGCCACGGCGTTGCCCTCGTTGCGCACGAGCAGCGCGACATCGGCGGTGGCGGTGACGAGATTGATGCCCGCGCGATGCACTTCCGGCGCGGCGAGATCGAGCCAGGCGCGCTCGCTCGGCGCCGGACGCTCTAGGAATTGCGGCGCGTCCGGCACGGGAGTGGGCGCAATTGGCGGAACCGCCGGTTCGGACGGCACCGGCGCGACGGGCGTGACTGCAACCTCATCCTCCTTTGCCTCACCGCCACGCCGCCGCCAGATAACGAACGCTGCGATCAGCGCGATCAGCCCCCCTAGAGCCACAGGCACGAGCCAGCCGCGCCGGGATTCGCCTGTTTCGGATTGCACGATCGGCGCAACAGGCATCGCCATCGCTGTTGGCCCGGCGGAAGGAGCCGTCAAAGGCGTGGGCGCAGGCGCGGGTGTCGGGGCAACCGCCCGCGGCACCGCCTCGCGCGGCGCTGACGTTGCCCGCGCGGTCGGACGCGGCGCCCGCTCCCGGCGCGGCGGAGCGGCGACAGGCACCTCACGCGAAGTCGATCGCGCGCGCGGCGGAGCCTGCGGCGCGCTCGACGGCTCGATCGGCACCACGACCAGCGGTTGCTCGCTAACGGGCGTTCCCGAGGGAGCCGGCGTCGGCAACGGCAACGGCACCTTGAGCGGGGCGGGCGCGAGGTTTTCCGGGGTGGTCTTCGGGATCGCCTGCGCGATCGCCTGTCCGCCAGCCAGCGCCGTCCCGGTCAGCGCCAGCCCCATGATAGCCGTTCTCATCCCGCGCGCGTTATCCCCATCAAGCTGAACCGCACCAGACCGTCATTATTCGCCCGGTCGCGCCACCGGCACGATTGGCAGCCACACCGCGCTCGCCTGCGCGCCGCCGCGCATCAGCGTGACGGTCGCCCTCTGATAGTCGCCGGGTTTCGCGAGGAAAATGTTCGGCACATATTTCTGCGGGTTGCGGTCATAGAGCGGGAACAGCGTCGACTGCACCTGCACCATGATGCGATGCCCCGGCTCGAACACATGGTTCACCGTCGGCAGGCGGAAGCGATAGCGCTGCACCTTGTTGGCGGGAATCGCCGAGGGATGCTCGAAGCTGTCGCGGTAGCGGCCACGGAAGATGTCGAGGCTGACCGCGAGCTGGTATCCGCCCTTCTTCGGCTCGTCGGCATATTGATCGGGATAGACGTCGATCACCTTGACGACGAAATCGCCGTCGGTGCCGGTCGTCTTGGCGAACAGGTCCGCGATCGGCGGGCCGGACACGCGCATCGCCTGCGTCAGCGGCGCGGTCTGATAGGTCATCACGTCCGGGCGGCCGTCATAGCTGCGCTGGTCCTGCACCAGCCACGCCCCCCAGCGGCCGTCGCCGAAATTCACCGGGCGCGGCAGGTGCGGCACCGGCTTGGCGGGATCGGAGACGTAGCTGTCGCCCCCCTCCCCACCCTTGTCGAAGCCCAACCCGCCGTCCGCCTCCAGATAGATCGGCTTCAATGGCGCGGCGCAGCCCGCCTCGCACGCCAGCGGCCATTGCGCGAATTTGTCCCAGTGGTTCTCACCGGTGTTGTAGATCAGCGCCTGCGGCGGCGCGAACGCCGGCTGACCATCGCGCAGATACTGGTCGAAGAACGGGAACAGATATTTCTCGCGCCACTCGGTCGCGGTATCGCCCTTCCACTTGAAGTCGCCGAGCGAGGAGCCGTCGTAATTCGCCTGGCTGTGCCGCCACGGCCCCATGACGAGGAAGTTGTTGCCGAGCTTGCCCTTCGCCTTCAGCGCCTCCCACGTATGGATCGTGCCATACATGTCCTCCTGATCCCACAGCCCCTGTTCCCACATCGTCGGGACGTTCGAGGGATTGGCCGCGACCAGCTTGTCGAGCGCCTGCCCCTGCCAGAAGGCGTCATAGGAAGGATGCGCCACCATCCTTTGCCAATAGGGCAGCGCGGCATAGCCCGATTGCTCCGCCCATGCCCCCGCCGAGCCGACGCGGCGGAAGCGATCGTAATCGTCGTAGATGCCCGAGGCCGGCTCCTCCGCCGCGCCCTTGAAGCCGGTCTGCGAGCCGAGCCAGCCGATATTGGCGAGCCGGAACGCGCCGTAGTGGAACCAGTCGTCGCCCATCCAGCCGTCGATCATCGGGCTTTCCGGCGCGGCGACCTTCAGCGCCGGATGCGGATGGAGCAGCGCCATGACGACGGTGAATCCCTCATAGGACGATCCGATCATCCCGACGCGGCCATTGGATTCGGGTAGGTTGGCCTTGTTCACCAGCCAGTCGATCGTGTCCCAGGCGTCGGTGGTATGGTCCACCTTGGTCGGATTGAGCGGGCCGACCACCGGACGGGTGACGACATAATCGCCCTCCGACCCGTATTTCCCGCGAATGTCCTGGAACACGCGGATATAGCCGGCGCGGACGAACGGCTCGTCGCCTTGCGGCAGGATCGAGATCATGTGCGGGCTGGCCATCCGCGCCACGCGCCCCGAGGCATTATAGGGCGTGCGGGTGAGCAGGATCGGTGCGTTGGTCGCGCCCTTGGGGATGACGATGACGGTGTGAAGCTTCACCCCGTCGCGCATCGGGATCATCACGTCGCGCTTCACATAATCGTTCGCCTCGGTCGGATAGGCGAAGCTCGCGGGGATATCGCCGCCCGGCGGCGGCGCGCTCACCTGCTGCGCGGCGAGCGGCGCGGCGGTCAGGGCGAGGCAGGCGAGGATCAATGACTTGCGGTGCATGGGATTTCCCTGTTCCGATGGTATGCCGCCGGTTATGCCCGTACCGCCGCGCGGATCAACCTGCCGCGCGTACCTTGACGTTGTTGGAACGACCCCCTACATCGCCGCTCTTGCCGGAGCTTCGGGACATGATGCGGCGTCGCGCACCGTATCGGACGAATGGAGGTTTCCGGTTTCATAAGACGCTCAAGGCTGCCGTCACCCCGGATGGGGATGGACTGCGGCCTTTTGGCGTCTGTTCTCGCGCTCGAACGGTTTTTGACTGAGGGCTGACAGCTACATGGCAACCAAGGCGATCGAGGGCGCAACCACGCCCAAGCGGCGCATCCGCAAGGTGTTCGGCAACATCCACGAAGTCGTGCAGATGCCGAACCTCATCGAGGTGCAGCGCGAAAGCTACGAGCAGTTCCTGCGCTCCGATCCCTCGATCGGCTATGTCTCGGGCCTCGAGAAGACGCTGCGCAGCGTTTTCCCGATCCGCGACTTCGCCGGCACCGCCGAGCTGGATTTCGTCAACTACGAGCTTGAGCCGCCGAAGTTCGACGTCGAGGAATGCCGCCAGCGCGGCATCACCTATGCCGCGCCGATGCGCGTCACGTTGCGGCTGATCGTGTTCGAGGTGGACCCGGATACGGAAACCCGCTCCGTGCTCGATATCAAGGAGCAGGACGTCTACATGGGCGACATGCCGCTCATGACCGAGAACGGCACCTTCTTCATCAATGGCACCGAGCGCGTCATCGTCAGCCAGATGCACCGTTCGCCCGGCGTGCTGTTCGACCATGACCGCGGCAAGACCCATGCGTCCGGCAAGTATCTCTTCGCCGCCCGCGTGATCCCCTATCGCGGCTCGTGGCTCGATTTCGAGTTCGACGCGAAGGACATCGTCAACGTCCGCATCGACCGGAAGCGTAAGCTGCCGGTGACGGCGCTGCTGTACGCGCTCGGCCTCAATTCCGAGGAAATCCTCAATCATTTCTACAACCGTCTCACCTTCGTCCGTGGCGAAGGCGGGTGGAAGATTCCGTTCCAGCCGGAGAACTGGCGCGGCGTGAAGCCGATGTTCGACATCGTCGACGGCAATTCGGGCGAAGTGGTGTTCCCGGCCGGGCAGAAGATCAGCCCGCGTGCCGCCAACAAGGCGGCGAAGGACGGCCTTACTGACCTGCTGATCCCGACCGAGGAAATCTACGGCCGCTATTCGGCCTATGACCTCATCAACGAGGCGACCGGCGAGATCTACGTCGAGGCGGGTGACGAGATTTCGCCCGAGAACCTTGAGAAGCTCGACAAGGCCGGCGTCGATCGCATCGAGCTGCTCGATATCGATCACGTCACCACCGGCCCGTGGATCCGCAACACGCTGAAGGCCGACAAGGCCGAGGAGCGCGAGCAGGCGCTGTCCGACATCTATCGCGTGATGCGCCCCGGCGAGCCGCCGACGCTGGAGACGGCAGAGGCGCTGTTCGCCGGCCTGTTCTTCGATCCCGACCGATACGACCTGTCGGCGGTGGGCCGCGTCAAGCTCAACATGCGCCTCGGCCTCGATGCCGAGGACACGGTGACGACGCTGCGCACCGAGGATATCCTCGCGGTGGTCAAGACGCTCGTCGACCTGAAGGATGGCAAGGGCGAGATCGACGATATCGACAATCTCGGCAACCGCCGCGTGCGTTCGGTGGGCGAGCTGCTGGAGAACCAGTATCGCGTCGGCCTGCTGCGCATGGAACGCGCGGTGAAGGAGCGCATGTCGTCGGTGGACGTGTCGACCGTCATGCCGAACGATCTGATCAACGCGAAGCCGGCGGTCGCCGCCGTGCGCGAGTTCTTCGGCTCGTCGCAGCTCTCGCAGTTCATGGACCAGACCAACCCACTTTCCGAAGTGACGCACAAGCGCCGCGTCTCGGCGCTCGGGCCGGGCGGTCTTACCCGCGAGCGCGCGGGATTCGAGGTCCGCGACGTCCATCCGACGCATTACGGCCGCATCTGCCCGATCGAGACGCCGGAAGGCCCGAACATCGGCCTGATCAACTCGCTGGCGAGCTTCAGCCGCGTCAACAAATACGGCTTCATCGAGACGCCGTACCGCAAGGTCGTGGACGGCAAGGTCACCAACGAGGTGGTCTATCTCTCCGCGATGGAGGAGGCCAAGCACACGATCGCGCAGGCCAACGCTGAGGTCGACAAGGACGGCCGTCTCACCGAGGAACTGATCTCCGCGCGTCAGGCGGGCGAGTTCCTGATGGCGCTGCCCGAGACGATCACGCTGATGGACGTGTCGCCGAAGCAGCTTGTGTCGGTCGCCGCCTCGCTGATCCCGTTCCTTGAGAACGACGACGCGAACCGCGCGCTGATGGGCTCGAACATGCAGCGTCAGGCGGTGCCTTTGGTCAAGGCCGAGGCGCCGTTCGTCGGCACTGGCATGGAGGAGACGGTCGCGCGCGATTCCGGCGCCGCCATCGCCGCCCGCCGCGCGGGCGTGATCGATCAGGTCGATGCCAGCCGCATCGTCGTCCGCGCGACGGGCGAGGTTTCGGCCGAGGAATCGGGCGTCGACATCTACACGCTGATGAAGTTCCAGCGCTCCAACCAGTCGACCTGCATCAACCAGCGCCCGCTGGTGAAGGTGGGCGACGTGGTGCGCGCCGGCGACATCATCGCCGACGGCCCGTCGACCGAGTTCGGCGAACTGGCGCTGGGTCGCAACGCGCTCGTCGCGTTCATGCCGTGGAACGGCTACAATTATGAGGACTCGATCCTCATCTCCGAGCGGATCGTGAAGGACGACGTGTTCACGTCGATCCACATCGACGAGTTCGAGGTGGCCGCCCGCGACACGAAGCTCGGGCCGGAGGACATCACCCGCGACATCCCGAACGTCGGCGAGGAAGCGCTGCGCAACCTCGACGAGGCGGGCATCGTTTATATCGGCGCCGAGGTGGAGCCGGGCGACATCCTCGTCGGCAAGATCACGCCGAAGGGCGAAAGCCCGATGACGCCGGAGGAGAAGCTGCTCCGCGCGATCTTCGGCGAGAAGGCGAGCGACGTGCGCGACACCTCGCTGCGCCTGCCGCCGGGCGTGGCCGGGACGATCGTCGACGTGCGCGTCTTCAACCGCCACGGCATCGACAAGGACGAGCGCGCGATGGCGATCGAGCGCGAGGAGATCGAGCGCCTGAAGAAGGACTCGGACGACGAGCGCACGATCCTCAACCGCGCCACCTGGTCGCGCCTGCGCGAGATGCTGCTGGATCAGGTCGCCACGGCGGCCCCCAAGGGCGTCCGCAAGGGTGTGACGATCGACGCCGAAGTGCTCGATTCGGTGGACCGCCACGAATGGTGGAAGTTCGCCGTGCAGGACGACAAGGTCCAGGGCGACCTGGAGACCGTCAAGGCGCAGTATGATGAGGCCGCCAAGCGGATCACCGACAAGTTCCACGACCGGCGCGAGAAGCTGGAGCGTGGCGACGAGTTGCCGCCGGGCGTGCTGAAGATGGTCAAGGTGTTCGTCGCGGTGAAGCGCAAGCTCCAGCCGGGCGACAAGATGGCCGGCCGTCACGGCAACAAGGGCGTCATCAGCCGCATCCTGCCGCAGGAGGACATGCCATTCCTCGCGGACGGCACGCCGGTCGATCTGGTGCTGAACCCGCTGGGCGTGCCGTCGCGCATGAACGTCGGGCAGATCTTCGAGACCCATCTCGGCTGGGCCGCGCGCGGCCTTGGCCAGCAGGTCTCGCAGGCGCTGGAGGACTGGCGCGAGGCGAATCCCGATGCCCGCCCCGGCGCGATGCCGGAGCCGGTGAAGGATCGCCTGCGCACGATCTACGGCGAGCATTATCTCGCCGATATCGACGCCCGTGACGGCGAGGGCATCGTCGAGCTGGCGGAGAACCTGACGCGCGGCGTGCCGATGGGGACGCCGGTGTTCGACGGCGCGGTCGAGGCGGATGTCGCGGACATGCTGGAGCTGGCGGGTCTCGACCCGTCGGGCCAGTCGGACCTGTTCGACGGACGCACCGGCGAGAAGTTCGACCGCAAGGTGACGGTGGGCATCATCTACATGCTCAAGCTGCACCACCTCGTGGACGACAAGATCCACGCGCGCTCGATCGGGCCGTACAGCCTCGTCACCCAGCAGCCGCTGGGCGGCAAGGCGCAGTTCGGCGGCCAGCGCTTCGGCGAGATGGAGGTGTGGGCGCTCCAGGCCTATGGCGCGGCCTACACGCTCCAGGAGATGCTGACGGTGAAGTCCGACGACGTGGTCGGTCGCACCAAGGTCTATGAGGCGATCGTCAAGGGCGACGACACGTTCGAGGCCGGCATCCCGGAGAGCTTCAACGTGCTCGTCAAGGAAATGCGCTCGCTCGGCCTCAACGTCGATCTCAAGTCGATGGACGAGGACGATGGCCTGGCCGAGGCGGCGGAATAACGGGATCGGGCGTCGCCGCGACGACGGCGCCCCCTGTCTCCGCCCAGCAGAATTACCCTCCAGAGGGATGAAGTTATGAACGAGATGACCCCCTTCGCGAACCCGGTCGCGAAACCCGAGACCTTCGACCAGATCCAGATCGGCATCGCATCGCCGGATCGCATCCGCTCGTGGTCGTTCGGCGAGATCAAGAAGCCGGAGACGATCAACTACCGCACGTTCAAGCCCGAGCGTGACGGCCTGTTCTGCGCGCGCATCTTCGGCCCGATCAAGGATTACGAATGCTTGTGCGGCAAGTACAAGCGCATGAAATACAAGGGCATCGTCTGCGAGAAGTGCGGCGTGGAGGTCACCGTCTCCAAGGTCCGCCGCGAGCGCATGGGCCATATCGAGCTGGCCGCGCCGGTCGCGCACATCTGGTTCCTCAAGAGCCTGCCGTCGCGCATCGGCCTGCTGCTCGACATGCAGCTCAAGCAGCTTGAGCGCGTGCTCTATTTCGAGGCCTATATCGTCATCGAGCCGGGCCTGACCCCGCTGGAGAAGTATCAGCTCCTCACCGAGGACGAGCTGCTCGAGGCGCAGGACGAATATGGCGAGGACGCCTTCTCCGCCGGCATCGGCGCGGAGGCGGTGCGCGTCATGCTCGAGAACCTCGATCTCGAGGGCGAGAAGCAGCAGCTTCTGGAGGAACTGGCGACCACCAAGTCCGAGCTGAAGCCGAAGAAGATCATTAAGCGCCTTAAGGTCGTCGAGAGCTTCCTCGAATCCGGCAACCGGCCGGAGTGGATGATCCTCGAGGTGATCCCGGTCATCCCGCCCGAGCTGCGCCCGCTGGTGCCGCTGGACGGCGGCCGCTTCGCGACGTCGGACCTCAACGACCTCTATCGCCGCGTCATCAACCGCAACAACCGCCTGAAGCGGCTGATGGAGCTGCGCGCGCCGGACATCATCGTCCGCAACGAAAAGCGCATGTTGCAGGAAGCGGTCGACGCGCTGTTCGACAACGGCCGCCGCGGGCGCACGATCACGGGCGCCAACAAGCGTCCGCTGAAGTCGCTGTCCGACATGCTCAAGGGCAAGCAGGGCCGCTTCCGCCAGAACCTGCTCGGCAAGCGCGTCGATTATTCGGGCCGCTCGGTCATCGTGACCGGGCCGGAACTCAAGCTGCACCAGTGCGGCCTGCCGAAGAAGATGGCGCTCGAACTGTTCAAGCCGTTCATCTACGCCCGCCTCGACGCGAAGGGTCTGTCGATGACCCTGAAGCAGGCGAAGAAGTGGGTCGAGAAGGAGCGCAAGGAAGTCTGGGACATCCTCGACGAGGTGATCCGCGAACACCCCGTGCTGCTGAACCGCGCGCCGACGCTCCACCGTCTCGGCATCCAGGCGTTCGAGCCGGTGCTGATCGAGGGCAAGGCGATCCAGCTTCACCCGCTGGTCTGCTCGGCCTTCAACGCCGACTTCGACGGCGACCAGATGGCCGTGCACGTCCCGCTGAGCCTTGAGGCGCAGCTCGAAGCGCGCGTCCTGATGATGTCGACCAACAACATCCTCAGCCCAGCGAACGGCAAGCCGATCATCGTGCCGTCGCAGGACATGGTGCTCGGCCTCTATTATCTCTCGATGGAGAAGCAGAACGAGCCGGGCGAAGGCATGCTGCTGGCCGACATGCAGGAGGTGCATCAGGCGCTCAACGCCGGCGCGGTGACCTTGCACACCAGGATCACCAGCCGCGTTCCGCAGACCGACGAGCAGGGCAACCAGTATCTCAAGCGCTATGAGACGACGCCGGGCCGCATGCTGCTCGGCGAGTGCCTGCCCAAGAGCCACAAGGTGCCGTTCGAGACGGTCAATCGCCTGCTGACCAAGAAGGACGTCACCGACGTCATCGACGAGGTCTATCGCCACACCGGCCAGAAGGAGACGGTGCTGTTCGCCGACGCCATCATGGCGCTGGGCTTCCGCCACGCGTTCCGCGCCGGCATCTCGTTCGGCAAGGACGACATGGTCATCCCGGGCGACAAGGAGAAGCTGGTCGACGAGACGCGCGATCAGGTGAAGGACTTCGAGCAGCAATATCAGGACGGCCTGATCACGCAGCAGGAGAAGTACAACAAGGTGATCGACGCCTGGAGCCGCTGCGGCGACCAGGTGGCGAACTCGATGATGAACGAGATCAAGGCGGTGAAGGTCGACCCGGAGACGGGCCGCGAGAAGCCGATCAACTCGATCTACATGATGGCGCACTCCGGCGCGCGTGGCTCGCAGGCGCAGATCAAGCAGCTTGCCGGCATGCGCGGCCTGATGGCCAAGCCGTCGGGCGAGATCATCGAGACGCCGATCATCTCGAACTTCAAGGAGGGCCTGACCGTCCTTGAATACTTCAACTCCACCCACGGCGCCCGCAAGGGCCTCGCGGACACGGCGTTGAAGACCGCGAACTCGGGCTACCTGACCCGCCGCCTCGTCGACGTGTCGCAGGATTGCGTCATCGTCGAGGAGGATTGCGGCACCGAGCGCGCGCTGGAGATGAAGGCGATCGTGCAGGGCGGCTCGACCATCGCGTCGCTCGGCGAGCGCATCCTCGGCCGCACCACGGCGGAGGACATCGTCGATCCGAAGACCAACGAGGTGGTCATCGCCACCGGCACGCTGCTCGACGAAGCGGCGGTCGCGGTGATCGAGGGCATCGGCATCCAGTCGGTCAAGATCCGCAGTCCGCTGGTCTGCGAATCGAAGGTTGGGGTGTGTGGCAAATGCTACGGGCGCGATCTCGCGCGCGGCACGCCGGTCAACATCGGCGAGGCGGTGGGCGTCATCGCCGCGCAGTCGATCGGCGAGCCGGGTACCCAGCTCACGATGCGCACCTTCCACATCGGCGGCGCGGCGCAGCTCAACGAAACCTCGAACCTGGAGGCGCATGCCGACGGCACCGTGGAGTTCCGCGACCTGCGCGTGATCGAGGACCAGCGCGGCCGCCGCGTCGTGCTGAGCCGCTCGGGCGAGATCGTGATCAAGGACATGGACGGCCGCGAGCTGTCGGTCGATCGCATCCCGTATGGCGCCTATGTCATGTTCGACGACGGCCATATCGTCTCCAAGGGCGATCGCATGGCCGAGTGGGACCCGTTCACCATGCCGGTGATCACCGAGACCGGCGGCATTGTGAAGTTCCAG from Sphingomonas sp. CL5.1 harbors:
- the rplJ gene encoding 50S ribosomal protein L10 — translated: MDRGQKAAAVAELNRTFSEVGVVVITRNHGMTVAQSTQLRNKMREAGASYKVSKNRLAKIALDGTDYLSLGDMLTGPVGLATSIDPVAAAKVVVEFAKTNDKFEIVGGAMGANALDVEGVKALATLPSLDELRAKIVGLLVAPATKLATITQAPAGQLARVLKAYSEKEAA
- the rplL gene encoding 50S ribosomal protein L7/L12, whose protein sequence is MADLNALVDQLSELTVLEAAELSKLLEEKWGVSAAAAVAVAAPAGGAAGGAPAAEEKTEFDVVLTGDGGKKINVIKEVRAITGLGLTEAKSLVESAPKPVKEGVSKDEAEKIKKQLEEAGATVELK
- a CDS encoding CocE/NonD family hydrolase translates to MHRKSLILACLALTAAPLAAQQVSAPPPGGDIPASFAYPTEANDYVKRDVMIPMRDGVKLHTVIVIPKGATNAPILLTRTPYNASGRVARMASPHMISILPQGDEPFVRAGYIRVFQDIRGKYGSEGDYVVTRPVVGPLNPTKVDHTTDAWDTIDWLVNKANLPESNGRVGMIGSSYEGFTVVMALLHPHPALKVAAPESPMIDGWMGDDWFHYGAFRLANIGWLGSQTGFKGAAEEPASGIYDDYDRFRRVGSAGAWAEQSGYAALPYWQRMVAHPSYDAFWQGQALDKLVAANPSNVPTMWEQGLWDQEDMYGTIHTWEALKAKGKLGNNFLVMGPWRHSQANYDGSSLGDFKWKGDTATEWREKYLFPFFDQYLRDGQPAFAPPQALIYNTGENHWDKFAQWPLACEAGCAAPLKPIYLEADGGLGFDKGGEGGDSYVSDPAKPVPHLPRPVNFGDGRWGAWLVQDQRSYDGRPDVMTYQTAPLTQAMRVSGPPIADLFAKTTGTDGDFVVKVIDVYPDQYADEPKKGGYQLAVSLDIFRGRYRDSFEHPSAIPANKVQRYRFRLPTVNHVFEPGHRIMVQVQSTLFPLYDRNPQKYVPNIFLAKPGDYQRATVTLMRGGAQASAVWLPIVPVARPGE
- the rpoB gene encoding DNA-directed RNA polymerase subunit beta codes for the protein MATKAIEGATTPKRRIRKVFGNIHEVVQMPNLIEVQRESYEQFLRSDPSIGYVSGLEKTLRSVFPIRDFAGTAELDFVNYELEPPKFDVEECRQRGITYAAPMRVTLRLIVFEVDPDTETRSVLDIKEQDVYMGDMPLMTENGTFFINGTERVIVSQMHRSPGVLFDHDRGKTHASGKYLFAARVIPYRGSWLDFEFDAKDIVNVRIDRKRKLPVTALLYALGLNSEEILNHFYNRLTFVRGEGGWKIPFQPENWRGVKPMFDIVDGNSGEVVFPAGQKISPRAANKAAKDGLTDLLIPTEEIYGRYSAYDLINEATGEIYVEAGDEISPENLEKLDKAGVDRIELLDIDHVTTGPWIRNTLKADKAEEREQALSDIYRVMRPGEPPTLETAEALFAGLFFDPDRYDLSAVGRVKLNMRLGLDAEDTVTTLRTEDILAVVKTLVDLKDGKGEIDDIDNLGNRRVRSVGELLENQYRVGLLRMERAVKERMSSVDVSTVMPNDLINAKPAVAAVREFFGSSQLSQFMDQTNPLSEVTHKRRVSALGPGGLTRERAGFEVRDVHPTHYGRICPIETPEGPNIGLINSLASFSRVNKYGFIETPYRKVVDGKVTNEVVYLSAMEEAKHTIAQANAEVDKDGRLTEELISARQAGEFLMALPETITLMDVSPKQLVSVAASLIPFLENDDANRALMGSNMQRQAVPLVKAEAPFVGTGMEETVARDSGAAIAARRAGVIDQVDASRIVVRATGEVSAEESGVDIYTLMKFQRSNQSTCINQRPLVKVGDVVRAGDIIADGPSTEFGELALGRNALVAFMPWNGYNYEDSILISERIVKDDVFTSIHIDEFEVAARDTKLGPEDITRDIPNVGEEALRNLDEAGIVYIGAEVEPGDILVGKITPKGESPMTPEEKLLRAIFGEKASDVRDTSLRLPPGVAGTIVDVRVFNRHGIDKDERAMAIEREEIERLKKDSDDERTILNRATWSRLREMLLDQVATAAPKGVRKGVTIDAEVLDSVDRHEWWKFAVQDDKVQGDLETVKAQYDEAAKRITDKFHDRREKLERGDELPPGVLKMVKVFVAVKRKLQPGDKMAGRHGNKGVISRILPQEDMPFLADGTPVDLVLNPLGVPSRMNVGQIFETHLGWAARGLGQQVSQALEDWREANPDARPGAMPEPVKDRLRTIYGEHYLADIDARDGEGIVELAENLTRGVPMGTPVFDGAVEADVADMLELAGLDPSGQSDLFDGRTGEKFDRKVTVGIIYMLKLHHLVDDKIHARSIGPYSLVTQQPLGGKAQFGGQRFGEMEVWALQAYGAAYTLQEMLTVKSDDVVGRTKVYEAIVKGDDTFEAGIPESFNVLVKEMRSLGLNVDLKSMDEDDGLAEAAE